ATGCACAGCATAAGCTTAACAAAAACAGGTGTGCTGGTCCAATGTGGCTGCACAGTGAGGAGGATGACAGGAGACTCATAGGTGTCCTTCCACATAGCCCTCATGGCCATGAGCTCCAAATACGCAAGCAGGAACGCGAGGACAGGGAGGGCGACGAGCAGCAGGAACCTCAGCCTGCGGACTCAAGCAATGCGCTCGGGTGCCTTCAGCAGCAACCCCAGTGGGCTCACCATCAGTACCTCGAGCATCTTCAGCAGTATCAGCTGCGTTAACATCTTCCCCAGCCTCAAcatgttctccacgtgttcCAGCAGCACCTAGCAGGAGGCTCTTTGCGTCCTGTTTCACGTGGCCTTTTGAGATCAACCTTAACCTTCTCCACGTCCCACTGGGACCCAGAGATGAGCAAAGCAGGAGGAAGTGAGAACACCTGAGCGACCAAAACAAGTACACCTTTCCCAAACCCAGGTGTGGTGCCACGTGGGCAGGCCATTTAAGGGCTCCGCCTCCAATTGAGGCATGGTCACGGACACTCACAGGTAGAGTGTTTCAAAGCTCATTCATGGTCATCAAGGTGGGTGAAGCTCACGAGATCCTGGGGCTGGTCCTGGTCCTACACCTACGAGGAAAGGTGCGCCCCTCCGCTCAGCTGGAAGAAGCTGTATTTTAGAGGCTGTTACTTCATTATTACTCAGTTTAATAGTTCACCAGTGCTGACACTTCATTTTCACACTACACTATGGATCCAGGAAAAGTGAGACATCGATGAGCTTCGTGGTGAACAGCAATAAGGCACCAAACACCCTCCATAATGATCTCACTTGACAGTCACACAAAGAATTATAGGTAAACAGGAAGAaagactgaaataaaataagaatgaaaGAGAATAATGAGTTCAAGTGGATTCCTGTTATgtatatggggcagctggtagtgtactagTTTGATCTGCTGTATCTGGACCCAAGagtcataggtttgattcccacctccagctgtagtacccttgagcaaggtacttaccctaaattactccagtatttactacccagctgtataaatgagtaaataattgtaggtagctttggagaaaactgtcagagaaatgtaaatacatcTAATACAGGTAACTAAGAACAATTTTATGAATTCTGACTTGACACAGCAATTTTATTGGCTAAAATCTCAGTTAGTTGAAAAATGTCCATTATTAGTTGATTTTGGTCTTCTAAATGCCATTTATATACACACTGGAAGTTCTTCTGGACAAGAAAAGTTTTATGGTGTGTCAACACTTGAGGTACCAGAGGTAATAAGGTGTAGCAGCAGGTGAGTAAGTGTGTGCGCATTACTGTTTGGCACCAGAAACTGAAAGAGAGGAGACAATTGGACTGGCGGATAAGAATGAATCATCATGTTTTTCAAGGTGTCAGTTCAAGTTTCATTGATGGACTAGCAAATTCCACCTGCCATGGAAAGATAGGGCTTTACGTAAACAGCTTTCGAAAATCCCTGTGACTCCAAACTGCAGCCGAACGAATACGAAGGAATATGGAAGCCGTCTAGGTTGTGCTGGTGGACGTTAACAGGGAAGGCATCTTTTCTTCTGCAGCTCTTTCCCTACTGGAATCAAAACGGAAATGAAGGTCAACGCAACCAGAACAAGACCCACAGTTTCTGTTCTTCCTATGGACATAGCGGATAGTGGATTTCTCCTGAAATCTCAACAATCTGAGAGACTTGTATTACCAGCAAGGACCAATAAGCTGGCGATAAAGTGGTCTGAGTAACATCACGATACAATGCCATGGCTGGCATCACAGCAGCGCAGATCTTTATGGCCACTTAATGTATAGAAGAGTAGCTAAATTCACACCTTTCCCCTACTTTCTGTTCGCTCCCTTCTTATTTTCAGCTTGTGATGTTGACACCATTTGGTGGGACTGCAGTAAACATCTGGACCACCATCAGGGAAACAgggctgctgtttttcttttcttttttctttttttttttgcctccagCTGCTGGTCACAAATGATGGAAATGCagtaagaaaaagaagaaaatgaataatcaCAACCATAAGTTGAGGAGTGTGATTTATTTCCTTTGGTGGATCCACAGCGTCCCCTTGTATCACAACAAAGACATCCACAGGGAACCAGTCAGCCATGCTGCTGAAGCCCGGCCAAAATCACAGCAACACGATAAAAGAAACAAGTGAGCTGAAGCACAGCGCCTGTCGCTGAGTATCCAAGGGCCCCCAACGCTGAGTCACAAATGGCCTTCTAGTTGAAACATTTAccataaaaaatgttacattgtttAGTCTCAGTTAGTAGTAAGATAGGAATTACtcaaatactgcattttttacaAACCTTACATTCTGTAAGAGAAGTTTTTTATAGTCAAGGTTATAGCTGCATGTATTgttgcataaatacataaagtGCTAAAACATCTGTGGTAAAAGTGAGATTACGTTCACACCTGCCTCTCAAGTCTGCAGCGCTACAATCAAGCTCCTCTTTGGTTTCCTGCTTTCTGAAGAAGGTGCTGAGAACTTGGGACAGATCCCCGGTCTGGGATCCCCTCCGCGGTGTCACGAGAGGTCATCATTTTGAATATTTGGTCCAGTCTGCAGTAACTGAGAACGATGGAATAGCCCTTGTGTCATGTCACCTCTGCGTTTTCTTCACTCCCATGCTTTGGAACGagaacaccccccccaccccgggtAGCAACGGCACATTTCGGACACTAAGGCAGAAGCCACTAAAGCTCAATGGTGAGAAAAGCTGTAGAGCAGTAACACTATCTAACCAATGACAGGTTTGGATGCACGAATGGTAGATGAGTTCCAGGGGGGGTGCATGCACCCGCACTCTGGCACGTGTTCAACACACTGTTAGCAGGAAAGTGTTCAGCAAGACAGCGCAACAAAGCAACGAGACAACAAGAAGAAAGGGAAACAGTGGTCTTAAGCTGCCTTTTGGTCCCGGCCTCCATTCTCCACATCCGTTGCGCGGctcgcctcctcttcctccttctcatCCTTCAGACCCTCCTTCTGTCATAAATCACAAATAGAGTGAACAGCACCTGTCCGCACACTGTGCAGGTTGTTCCACTGTTTCAACTTTCAGCATCAATTAACTGCTTACAATGGAGAGCTGGAGCTCGGCTGCCCCCTTGTGGACAGTGTGAAAACTTACACAAGGGTCACACCAGGTCAAGGTGCTGTAAACTACTGCTTGACAGTGTAATTATATGCAACTGTCACACAAAAATCTAACCTTGTGAGGAAGATTAGTagttaaaaaaagaatccaATTGTGACAAGGAGTGATGACCATGAATTTCCATGGCAATTTTCCATGGACGTGATGTGTTAGGTCAAGATTTTCTGAAGCACAAAGGCACATTATTAGGGCTAAAGTACTGGGGGCGTGAGGGCAGGGGGCACACGCTCACCTTGATGTCCCTGTCTGAACATTTTCGGAACAAGCTGGCATAGAGCCTCTTGTCCTTCTCGTGCTGCTCTTTGACTCTCCTCTGGCACAGCGCCACTTGCGCCCTGGCCGCCCTGTTCTCGGGGTACAGCTGGAGGAGCCGCTGGAAGTCGTTCAGCGCTCGCTCAAACTCCCCCATGGCGAAGCAAGCCTGTGCACGCCGGAAGAGCGCCTTCTCATTGCAGTCGTCCAGTTCCAACGCCTATGGCAGAAATAATGCTAATTCCATATTACACtgacactcattcattcagcgGACAccgattattattgttattattattattactactactactacaacaactatttatatataactatatttataaatatatataactgaTGCCTTTTGTACAGGGCAATGAACACTGTCAGATGTACTATAATCATTAactttattatatactgtaataaatactgtacattgacctatttatacagcacagcagtgtaacacagctgcccacacacacacacacacacacacacacacacacacacacacacacacacacacacacacacacacacaaacgaaaTAAGGGCAGTTCAGAGATGCCGGTTCACCTGAAATTCCTGTCTTTGGAGaattggaggaaaccagagcacctataggaaacccatgcagaggaTAAGAGGAGAAAGTGCAAATTCCTCGCAGACTAAGCCGGATTCAGCGAGGCActagcactacctgctgtgctgctgtaccaTCTACGATTGCAGAGAATTTCACCCAGGTTTTTGTCCCAGCTTCACAGTAAAACACCACACTGAACCTTCTGCTTTAACTGAACTCATTTAGTAGTCAGCTTTGGCCCTTAGTTGTCAGCTTTGGTAGTGCATTTAATAACCCTGTGCTGTATATATTGAgtatgggggtggggagggggtgccaTGGGGGAACACACTCTGGTCCTACCGTGTTACAGTTCTCTGCAGCCTGCGCCGGCTCCTGCATCTTCAAGTAGCAGACGGCCAAGTTGAGGCGGACCGCCAGCCGCAGGGCGCGGACCTCCTTGCCGTGCGGCTCCGATCGGTCCGACTCGTGTGCCAACCACGCCAGGATCCTCTTGTACTGCACAACTGCCAGCCTGTACTTGCCTTCCTGCGGAGGCGCCACGGCACGACCGGTCAGTTTGGGCCCGTTGGCCGCAGGGGCCGCCAGGGGCCTCGCTGAGGGCCCCAAAGGTGAACCCGCCTGACTCTCGCTGCCTTTTAAATCCCTTTCTTAACACTGTCCAGAAGAAAGGAGATTCTGGGAAACATTTATAACGCAAACGAGGACAGTAGGTGAGCCGAAGCAAATCTCTTTCATTTATGGCAGCGAGAAGTAAACCAGGCGCTAATAGCAGAGCCTTCACCACAAAGTAAAGTATAGGAGCGAAGCGCAGACTCACTTTAAAGAACCGAGCTCCTTTCTCCTTGGCAGCGCTGCTCTCTTCCAGCTTCTCAGCCATGTTCATTTGCCAGGACTCTCGGGCCTGGAATGCAGGATCACTGGTTTTTAATACACTGGGACACTGCCGTTGAACCCTTAGTCGCTACCCTTCACCTTCATAGAATCGAGAGGGTTAGTTACTATAATGACGTGGGCATTGGAAGTCAAGGCACAACACAAGATGGGAGTACAACATCGAAAACTGCTCCTCCTCCAAGACCACACCGGTTCCACCAACATCAGAGCACAGTGTAAACTATGGTACAAAGAGGACGCAGCACAGCCCTTCACTGCTGCAGCCCACGTCACACATGGCTAAACCCACCTTCTCGAATTCCGACAGCTTGATTCTGTACTGCAGAGCTGCGTCGGGAGGAACGTGGAACTCGGCATTTCCCGCTTTTCCAAACCCGTACCTGGAGGGGAAGGGTAAAGACAGTGAGGAATAAGCACAGTAAACACACCCAGCCTGTACTTCCCCGGTGTGGTTCGCAC
Above is a genomic segment from Scleropages formosus chromosome 5, fSclFor1.1, whole genome shotgun sequence containing:
- the LOC108942448 gene encoding peptidyl-prolyl cis-trans isomerase FKBP4-like isoform X6, whose amino-acid sequence is MKAEEVKVIRYIAEMDGEDITPKQDGGVLKLIKKEGSGTELPMTGDKVYIHYTGTLLDGTEFESSRGREMKFCFELGKGEVIKAWDLGVATMKAEEVSRFICKPEYAYGQSGSPPKVPPSATLVFEVELFKFHGEDVTEDKDGGVIRRIVTKGGGHCKPTEGTTVQVTVEGMFGGGAFDRRELSFVIGYGESLGLPAGVETAIMSMEEGEESVFTLTPKYGFGKAGNAEFHVPPDAALQYRIKLSEFEKARESWQMNMAEKLEESSAAKEKGARFFKEGKYRLAVVQYKRILAWLAHESDRSEPHGKEVRALRLAVRLNLAVCYLKMQEPAQAAENCNTALELDDCNEKALFRRAQACFAMGEFERALNDFQRLLQLYPENRAARAQVALCQRRVKEQHEKDKRLYASLFRKCSDRDIKKEGLKDEKEEEEASRATDVENGGRDQKAA
- the LOC108942448 gene encoding peptidyl-prolyl cis-trans isomerase FKBP4-like isoform X5 produces the protein MKAEEVKVIRYIAEMDGEDITPKQDGGVLKRMSPPMSSVLTHPLQLIKKEGSGTELPMTGDKVYIHYTGTLLDGTEFESSRGREMKFCFELGKGEVIKAWDLGVATMKAEEVSRFICKPEYAYGQSGSPPKVPPSATLVFEVELFKFHGEDVTEDKDGGVIRRIVTKGGGHCKPTEGTTVQVTVEGMFGGGAFDRRELSFVIGYGESLGLPAGVETAIMSMEEGEESVFTLTPKYGFGKAGNAEFHVPPDAALQYRIKLSEFEKARESWQMNMAEKLEESSAAKEKGARFFKEGKYRLAVVQYKRILAWLAHESDRSEPHGKEVRALRLAVRLNLAVCYLKMQEPAQAAENCNTVLWFPPILQRQEFQALELDDCNEKALFRRAQACFAMGEFERALNDFQRLLQLYPENRAARAQVALCQRRVKEQHEKDKRLYASLFRKCSDRDIKKEGLKDEKEEEEASRATDVENGGRDQKAA